AGCTTAAGAAGTAGGGAACAGGTCGGTCCAGTTGTACTTCTAAAGTTTTATCATCAAGAGCTTTAACACCTAATTGATCGATTGCTACTTCTTTTTGGTTTATTTGTTTTGCATTTTTTATATCAAAGAATAAGAATGCATATTCAGCAGCTGTTTCAGGGTTAACGGCACGTTGCCAAGCGAAAATAAAATCTTTTGCTGTAACAGGAGTCCCATTTGACCATTTCGAATCACGAAGATGGAATGTATATTTTGTTTTGTCTGGACTAATGTCAACTGACTCAGCGACACCAGGAATTGGTTTATTATCTTCTCCCATTGCATATAAACCTTCAAAAACATTTCGCATTACATTCATGGATTCCCCGTCCGTTGCTTTTGCAACATCCATTGTTGGAATTTCTGAAGCAAATGATAAGTTAATCGCTTGTTTATCATTTGCTTTATCGTTCGCTTTTGCTCCGCCTGCATTATCTTTATTTCCCCCGCAAGCAGTTAGTAGTAGACTTGCCCCTAAAACAGATGCAACAACAGGTACAACTTTTTTCTTCATTGTTCTTTCCTCCCTAAATGTGTTGTTCGTAACGTCATAATGTCCATGTCTTGAAGTGTAGCTATAGAAGAAGAGAAAACCTATTATAAATATGTGTATATAGGTAATCGGGTGTTCTATATGTATATACAAGTTGAACTATAATCTATCGTTATATGTTTCAACTTAGTAGACATTACATTTTGATGGTAAAATATTTCGTTTCTTTGATTATTTAGAATATTAACACTGGAGAGAACTATATGTCAATAATAAAAAGTAGAGTGTTAATTTCTTGGAATAATATATTAAAAAAGCAGATTTCCTCGTATTAGGGAATCTGCTTTTAATATATTTTGCTAAAAAAACAATGGGTGTGGGCGGGAAAACGATGATCCAAGTTGCATTTTATCCCGCTATTTGCGGGCAGTAAGATCCCCACCTCAAAATTCAGTGAAAGCAAAGAAGTTAGGTGGGGGATGAAGAACCCCCCACTGATTAAAGTTTCACTTTATTTTTCAATTTTTGCCCATTTGAAGTTTAATTGACCAGCAAAGTCTACTTGCACAATGCCTTTTACAAAGGATCGCTCTAAATAAGATTCTCCCTTTTGGTAAAGAGGAGCAATAACAGAGTCTTTAAATAATATTTTTTCTGATGCTAGTAACGCTTCCCAGCGAGCTTTTTCGTCACCAGCCAAGGTAGTTTTAACTTTTTCAATTGTGTCATCAAACTCTTTATTAGAGTAATGATCTAGGTTGTAAGGGTTATTCGTTGTAAACAATTCAAGGAATGTAATTGGATCAGCAAAGTCAGGACTCCAACCGTCAATTCCAATCTCGTAGTCACCTTTTAATAGGAGTGAAACTTGTTGTTTACGTGGTTGCGGTTTTATATTTACTGTTAAGCCATCTAAATTCTTTTCTAGTTGTCCTTTTAGGAACTCACCAGTTTTCTTCTCAAGGTCACCATCACTTGTTAATAATTCTAATGTTATCTTTTCAGAACCAAGTTCTTTTTTGGCTTTCTTCCATAATTCTTGTGCAGATGTTGTATCAACTTTTGTTAAATCGCCGTTTGCAGTACGGAAGTCTTTTCCATCAGGCCCTTTTGCAAAGTTTTTTGGAACGAGACTAAAGGTTGGTGTAGAGCCATCATTTAATAACGTATTTACAAAGGATTTTCGATCAATAGTTTGATCAATCGCTTGGCGCGCAGAAACGTTTTGAAGTATTTTATTTTGTTGATTCATACGTAAAAATTGTACCCCTACGTTCGGACGTTCTTTAAAGTTAGCATCCTTTTTATATTTATCAACGAAGTCAGATGTTAGTTTTATACGGTCTAATTGTTTGGATTCGAATAAATTTACTTCTGTCGATTTCTCTTTCACAACGTTGAAATTGATTTCTTCGAGTTTGACATTATCTTTATCCCAATAGGTAGAGTTTTTCTTAAATTTAAAGCTTTGTTCATGCTTCCAATCGCTTAGTGTAAAAGCTCCGTTGTATAAGATTTTATTATCTTCTAAAGCGTACTTATCACCTTGTGCTTTAAAGAATTCCTCGTTGATTGGTAGAAATGTTGGGAATGCCGTTAAGCTAATAAAATACGGAACAGGGCGCTCTAATTCTACTTCAAACGTATGGTCATCAACTGCTTTTACACCAAGTTGATCGGCTGGAAGCTCTTTACTATTAATTTTTTTAGCGTTTTTAATATCAAAGAATAAAAAAGCATATTCAGAGGTTGTTGCTGGATCAACAGCTCTTTGCCAAGCGAAGACAAAATCTTTCGCTGTAACAGGAGTACCGTTTGACCATTTTGAATCTCGTAAATGGAATGTGTATTTCGTTTTATCGCCACTTACTTCATGAGATTTTGCAACACCTGGGACAGGTTTGTTACCTTCACCAAGATTATACAAACCTTCAAATACGTTTCTCATTACCTGACCAGAATCAGTATCTGTAGCACGAGCCGTATCCATTGTTCGAATCTCAGTAGGTGAAGATAAGTTTAAAACTTGTTTACTAGGTGCCTCATCTTTTGCATTTGCTCCGCTCGCTTCGTTTTTATAACTACCGCAACCAGATAATAAAATACTTACTCCTACAACTGATGCAATACCGGGTACAAACTTCTTTTTCATTTGATTTTCCTCCTAAATAGTTAATAAGATTGGATGATGATGAGGGAAATGAAAAACAAAAAATCCCTCTTTTCGTATTGAGAAAGAGGGATTTCTACGTACAAGTTATGCACCCGTATATAAACGAAGTCCCTCATTCTATCTTTCAAGCACAAAGCTTGCAGGAAGTGGCACAGTATTCAAAATGAACCTGCTGCCGAGGTTTCAAAGGGCCAGTCCCTCCACCTCTCTTGATACAATGAGTAAACAAATAAATTTTATTAATTTTTGTGTTTCTTTGATAATTCAAAATATTACACCTTGGATAATGAAGTGTCAATCGAATGGAATATAGTTTAAATTTTCAGTTTTATTTAAAATAAAAAAACCACTGCATATGGCAGTGGTTTCCTTACTAAAAGTTAAAGTTATCTGGATCTGGACCAACGCGATGATTTTCATTTAAAGCTTGAATTGCTTTCATATCATCCGAGCTTAATTCAAAATCGAAGATGTTTGCATTTTCAATAATGCGGTGTTCTTTAATAGACTTAGGGATTGTTACAACTTCATTTTGTAGATCCCAACGTAAAATAACTTGTGCAGTCGATTTATTATATTTTGTAGCGATTTCTTGTAATGTTGGGTGATCAAGTAGCTGCCCCTGCATTAATGGTGACCAAGCTTCAAGTTGAATGCTATGTTCTTTACAGAAAGCATGTAGTTCTTCTTGTGCCAAACGTGGGTGGTATTCCACTTGGTTAACCATTGGTTTAATTTCTGCAATTTCAAATACGTCTTGCAGATGATGAATATGGAAATTACTCACACCGATAGCACGAACACGACCATCTTTATAAAGCTGCTCTAAAGCTTTCCATGATTCAGTGTATTTTCCTTTTACAGGCCAATGTACTAAATATAGATCTAAATATTCTAGACCTAATTTTTCTAATGTAGTTTCAAATGCTTGTAATGTTGACTCGTAACCTTGATCACTATTCCACACTTTTGAAGTGATGAATAAATTTTCACGAGGAATACCAGATTCTTGAATTGCCTGTCCAACGCCTTCTTCGTTTTTATATATGGCAGCAGTATCGATACTACGGTATCCATTTTTAATAGCTGCTTTTACAGAATCGATTACTTCTGATCCGTCTTCTACTTTAAAAACACCTAAGCCGAACCAAGGCATTTTCACGCCGTTATGTAATGTTGTGTAGTCGTTTAAACTTGTTAAAGTCATATTAATTCCCCCTAGCTTTTTTATTGGTCGCTTCAACTGCTTGTTGAATGACTTCTGAAAAATTATTTTCATATAGAACTTTTAAGCCTTCAGCCGTTGAACCTCCTGGTGTTGTTACTTGTTCGCGGAGCATAGCTGGATCCTGATTTTGCTGGAGCATAGCGGCAGAGCCAGCAATCATTTGAATGACAAGGTGTTTTGCTGTTTCCTCATCAATACCATAGCTTTTCGTTGCTTCAATTAAACCTTCAGCAAAGTGATAGAGAAAAGCAGGTGCACTACCAGTAACTGCGGTAAGTTGGTGAACTTCCTCTTCGGTACAAAACTGTGAGGTACCAATACCTTTTAAAAGAAGTTGTAACGTTTCATGATGTCTTTCATCTACGGAATTTCCCGTCGTGTATAAGGAGATAGACTTTCCAATGCCAGCAGCTGTATTAGGCATAATCCAGGCAACAGGTGTGTTTTCTGGGAGTCTAGCTTCTAAATAAGATGGGCCAATGCCAGCAGCTACTGTTACAACAAGTTGATTTGATATTAACGGAGATAACTCTGCTAATAGCTCTTCATGTGCAGAAGGCGGCATTGCTAAAACAATTGTATCTACAGATTTAATATGCTGCTTCCAATCAGTTGTAATCGAGAGATCATATTGAGTTTGTAATTGCGTTAGTTTTTCTCTGTTGCTTCGGTTGGAAACAATAATTTCTTCGATGTATTCTTTACTTGTTGTAAGTAGTCCAGCAAATATAGCTTCTGCCATACGACCGGCACCAATAAATAAAATTCGATGTTTATTAGGCATATCCTTTATTCCTTTCTGATGAGAATATGTTATAAAAAACGATACCATTTTTAAGAGAATTTTGTAAAAAGAAACGGCTTATAGTAGAGGGAATACAATTGGAGAGAGGGCAGGTTATATAAAAAGGGCTATGAAGATTATTATATTTGAAAAATAGTTATAATCAAAAATCCCTGAAGCATTTATGCTTCAGGGATTGATAAATTATAAGCTTATGCTTTTGTCATACCAAGCAATACAGCGCCGCCGATAATTAAAACACTACCTAGTGCAATAAAGATCAATTGACGTTTTGTTTTCTTTTCACCTAAGAAGACAATCGCACCGAATGTTGAGATAACGATTCCAGTTTGAGATAATGGGAAGCTTGTTGCTACTCCAACACGTGGTAATGAAAGAAGTAAGAATAAGTTTCCTGTTCCCCATAGTAAACCAGATAAAGCATTACGCATTGCATATTTGTTAAATGGTTTATGTTTAGATGTCAGTACAACCGCACCGACAAACATACCAACTGCCTGTGGTAAAATAGCAGACCAACCATCAATGTTATACCAACGAATAATAATTACATATACAAGATAACCGAAAGTAGAAACAATTAAAGTAAGAAGTCCCTTTTTCAATTGTCCTGGTGGCTGTGCATTTTCTTTATCATCTAGTGATGTGAATACAACACCAACTACGATTAATAGGATTGCAATCGTTCCCAGAACAATCGTTGTAGTAGTAGTCCACTCACGAAAAGCGATAACTCCAAAGATAGAAGTTGCAACAAGTTGCATACCAGTAGAAATAGTTACAGTAGTTGAAACACCTAGTTTTTCAACTGTTTTTAATTGGTTTACTTGTCCTAAAGCCCAGAATAAACCTGAAATAAAGCCAACAATCAAGACTGTCATTGTTAAAGTTGGTTGAGTAAATACATACATAATTGTTGCGAAGAATAGAGCACCGATTGTCATACCTACCGTTTGGCTATATGCACCACCGCCCATTTTTACGCTTACTAATAAGATGTTTCCCCATGCGATTGCAGGAAGAAGCGCTAATAAAATGTCCATTACAAGACTCCCTTCGGTTTTCTATACCAATATAATTACATATCGTTCTAACGATCGGTAATGCCCCACTAATAGAGTAGAAGATTACCGATCGCTAAAACAGGATGAAGAATTCACGATATAAATGCGTTTTCATTTCTTCATTTTTTGAAACACTTTCATATAATAACAGGAAATTACCTATTTTAGAAAGTGAATTCAAATAAAATGTATATTTAAATAAGAGGTAAAATTCAGTCATTAATCAAATCATTTTATTTTTCGGGAAATAAAAAGCAACTTTTGTCGAAAGTTGCTTTAAGAAGTAGTAATTCTGCTATTAATGAGTTGAATACATAGTAAGAATAGAAGGGACATACTAATCGTTATGATTACAAGTGTCCAAGCTAGTTGCATATTACTTGCATCAATAGCCATATAAATCGCCGTTGGAATCGTCTGAGTTTTGCCCGGTATATTTCCTGCAAACATTAAAGTTGCACCAAATTCACCAAGTGCGCGAACAAAGCTTAAAATCATACCACTTAGTAACGCAGGAAATGCAAGCGGGAGTGTGACATGTAGAAAAACTTGGTATTCACTTGCACCAAGATCGCGCGCGCCATCTTCAATTTGTACATTTGCGATAGAAAATCCTGTTTTTGCTGATTGGTACATGAGCGGAAATGCAACAACTGTAGAAGCAATGATAGCAGCAGTAGATGTAAACATAATGGACTGCTGAAATAATGATTCAATCCACTTTCCAATGGGACTGTTATTTCCGAAAATGATAATTAGAAAAAAGCCGATAACAGTTGGTGGAAGCACCATTGGTAGTAAGAAAATAGTTTCTAGTAGTACTTTATATCGCCACGAGGAGCGCGCTAATGCTCGTCCAATAATCGTTCCCAAAATCGTAACGATAATGGTGGCGCACGCAGCTACTCGTAAAGATAGAAAGACAGGTGACAAAATTGTATCAAAGCTCATAGCAATTATGGCAGGAGTGTAAATCCATATTTCTTAAAGATAGATTGTGCATCTTTTGACTGTAAATATTCATAGAATGAAGTCGCCTCTTTCTTATGCTTAGATTCCTTTATAACACCTAAAGGATAGTGGATTGGCTCATGAGAATTAGCCGCTGTCGCCTCTACAATTTTCACCTTGTCTGAAACGAGAGCGTCTGTTTTATATACAATACCAGCATCAACATTACCTGTTTCTACATATGTTAACACTTGGCGAACATCTTTTGTAAATACGATTTTATTTTGAACGTCATTCCAAAGATTTTCATGTGTGAGAGAAGCTTTTGCATATTTTCCTGCAGGTACGGATTCGGGTGTACCAAGTGCGATTTTCTTGATTTTCTCATCTTTTAAATCTTGAAATTTTGTAAGAGAACTATCTTTTGGAACGACTAGAACTAGTTCATTTCCAAGAAGGTTTTTCCCTTCTTTTTCATTAATGAATCCTTTTTTAACAAGGGTTTGGAATTTATCTTCTGCTGCAGAGAAGAATAAATCAGCAGGTGCACCTTGCTCAATTTGTTGTTGAAGTGCACCAGAAGCACCAAAATTAAAAGAAAGTTTAATATTAGGCTCTGTCTTTTTATATTGTTTTTCAATTTCTTGTAATGCATCTTGCAAGCTAGCAGCGGCTGATATAGTCAGTTCGACTGTTGTTCCCTCTTTAGCAGCTGACTTTTCTTTCTTTTCCCCGTTTGTACAAGCGACACTAAATATAAGAAGGAAAGAAAGTATAAGTGCCCCAATAGATCGTAATGTGAATTTATTCATAAAAAAATCCCCTTTCGTTTTGACATATTCAATTATAACTAAATATAACTAAATATAACTAGTTATAATTGAATATAATTTGAACGATTGAGTTGTTTTTAAAAAATAGGAGAAATATTCTTTTCTTTGTTACAATGAAGGAAGAAAGTGAGGAATCGTCTATGGATCATCATTCCTAC
This Bacillus mycoides DNA region includes the following protein-coding sequences:
- a CDS encoding peptide ABC transporter substrate-binding protein: MKKKFVPGIASVVGVSILLSGCGSYKNEASGANAKDEAPSKQVLNLSSPTEIRTMDTARATDTDSGQVMRNVFEGLYNLGEGNKPVPGVAKSHEVSGDKTKYTFHLRDSKWSNGTPVTAKDFVFAWQRAVDPATTSEYAFLFFDIKNAKKINSKELPADQLGVKAVDDHTFEVELERPVPYFISLTAFPTFLPINEEFFKAQGDKYALEDNKILYNGAFTLSDWKHEQSFKFKKNSTYWDKDNVKLEEINFNVVKEKSTEVNLFESKQLDRIKLTSDFVDKYKKDANFKERPNVGVQFLRMNQQNKILQNVSARQAIDQTIDRKSFVNTLLNDGSTPTFSLVPKNFAKGPDGKDFRTANGDLTKVDTTSAQELWKKAKKELGSEKITLELLTSDGDLEKKTGEFLKGQLEKNLDGLTVNIKPQPRKQQVSLLLKGDYEIGIDGWSPDFADPITFLELFTTNNPYNLDHYSNKEFDDTIEKVKTTLAGDEKARWEALLASEKILFKDSVIAPLYQKGESYLERSFVKGIVQVDFAGQLNFKWAKIEK
- a CDS encoding aldo/keto reductase; this encodes MTLTSLNDYTTLHNGVKMPWFGLGVFKVEDGSEVIDSVKAAIKNGYRSIDTAAIYKNEEGVGQAIQESGIPRENLFITSKVWNSDQGYESTLQAFETTLEKLGLEYLDLYLVHWPVKGKYTESWKALEQLYKDGRVRAIGVSNFHIHHLQDVFEIAEIKPMVNQVEYHPRLAQEELHAFCKEHSIQLEAWSPLMQGQLLDHPTLQEIATKYNKSTAQVILRWDLQNEVVTIPKSIKEHRIIENANIFDFELSSDDMKAIQALNENHRVGPDPDNFNF
- the proC gene encoding pyrroline-5-carboxylate reductase, whose translation is MPNKHRILFIGAGRMAEAIFAGLLTTSKEYIEEIIVSNRSNREKLTQLQTQYDLSITTDWKQHIKSVDTIVLAMPPSAHEELLAELSPLISNQLVVTVAAGIGPSYLEARLPENTPVAWIMPNTAAGIGKSISLYTTGNSVDERHHETLQLLLKGIGTSQFCTEEEVHQLTAVTGSAPAFLYHFAEGLIEATKSYGIDEETAKHLVIQMIAGSAAMLQQNQDPAMLREQVTTPGGSTAEGLKVLYENNFSEVIQQAVEATNKKARGN
- a CDS encoding GRP family sugar transporter; protein product: MDILLALLPAIAWGNILLVSVKMGGGAYSQTVGMTIGALFFATIMYVFTQPTLTMTVLIVGFISGLFWALGQVNQLKTVEKLGVSTTVTISTGMQLVATSIFGVIAFREWTTTTTIVLGTIAILLIVVGVVFTSLDDKENAQPPGQLKKGLLTLIVSTFGYLVYVIIIRWYNIDGWSAILPQAVGMFVGAVVLTSKHKPFNKYAMRNALSGLLWGTGNLFLLLSLPRVGVATSFPLSQTGIVISTFGAIVFLGEKKTKRQLIFIALGSVLIIGGAVLLGMTKA
- the modB gene encoding molybdate ABC transporter permease subunit produces the protein MSFDTILSPVFLSLRVAACATIIVTILGTIIGRALARSSWRYKVLLETIFLLPMVLPPTVIGFFLIIIFGNNSPIGKWIESLFQQSIMFTSTAAIIASTVVAFPLMYQSAKTGFSIANVQIEDGARDLGASEYQVFLHVTLPLAFPALLSGMILSFVRALGEFGATLMFAGNIPGKTQTIPTAIYMAIDASNMQLAWTLVIITISMSLLFLLCIQLINSRITTS
- the modA gene encoding molybdate ABC transporter substrate-binding protein encodes the protein MNKFTLRSIGALILSFLLIFSVACTNGEKKEKSAAKEGTTVELTISAAASLQDALQEIEKQYKKTEPNIKLSFNFGASGALQQQIEQGAPADLFFSAAEDKFQTLVKKGFINEKEGKNLLGNELVLVVPKDSSLTKFQDLKDEKIKKIALGTPESVPAGKYAKASLTHENLWNDVQNKIVFTKDVRQVLTYVETGNVDAGIVYKTDALVSDKVKIVEATAANSHEPIHYPLGVIKESKHKKEATSFYEYLQSKDAQSIFKKYGFTLLP